In the genome of bacterium, one region contains:
- a CDS encoding META domain-containing protein: MRKIIVLIIVIAAAAGVYWYTSKDDKNSLTETIPSTDDRSVPADSTFEAGLPTKRWQLSVLNSKSGQTVIGGQYPQAIYIEFNPADNSYKGYAGCNTFSGKYEASGDYGFSFGPIASTKMACDYIDLEGAVFEAMRKAATWGIKGEQLVFTSEDGYTDLVYSRQ; encoded by the coding sequence ATGCGAAAAATAATTGTATTGATAATCGTTATTGCAGCGGCAGCGGGTGTGTACTGGTACACAAGCAAGGATGATAAAAATTCCCTTACCGAAACAATCCCTTCCACCGATGACCGTTCTGTCCCCGCTGACAGTACTTTCGAAGCCGGACTTCCTACAAAGCGCTGGCAATTATCCGTGTTGAATTCCAAGAGCGGCCAGACCGTAATCGGTGGCCAGTACCCTCAGGCCATTTATATAGAATTTAACCCAGCCGACAACAGTTATAAAGGTTATGCCGGATGCAATACTTTCAGCGGTAAGTATGAGGCTTCGGGTGATTATGGTTTCTCTTTTGGGCCGATCGCTTCCACCAAGATGGCCTGCGATTATATCGACTTAGAAGGAGCAGTATTTGAAGCCATGAGAAAAGCTGCAACATGGGGAATAAAGGGCGAACAGCTGGTCTTTACCAGCGAAGATGGTTACACAGATTTGGTTTACAGTCGGCAGTAG
- a CDS encoding protease modulator HflC translates to MLRLQNPIYEVTEPGLHFKLPWPINSVMKLDKRWLQYDDNPREIITADKKTMIVDTYSYYRISDGILYIGRLQTQAGANSRTGEIVYSEMRRELGQKSFENILVAERNTVMQNVSDAVEGPMANLGLDSLMVRVSTTELPDQNKASVYQRMMSERAQQAKTYRSEGEQKAMEMRADTDKQVTIIKSEAEMNAQKLRGEGDNEAARIYNEAYGKNPAFFRLYRGLLAAENTLGGGNVKFYLKGDEPQFDALFRSGNK, encoded by the coding sequence GTGCTGCGGCTGCAGAACCCCATCTACGAAGTGACCGAACCAGGGCTCCACTTTAAGCTACCATGGCCGATCAACTCGGTTATGAAGCTGGACAAGAGATGGCTGCAGTATGATGACAACCCACGGGAAATCATCACCGCGGATAAGAAGACGATGATCGTCGACACATATTCGTACTACCGAATCAGTGACGGTATCCTCTACATCGGCCGTTTGCAGACCCAGGCTGGAGCAAATTCCAGAACAGGCGAAATCGTCTATTCGGAAATGAGGCGAGAGCTGGGACAGAAATCTTTCGAAAACATTCTTGTCGCCGAAAGAAACACTGTAATGCAAAACGTAAGCGACGCGGTGGAAGGACCCATGGCTAATTTAGGTCTCGATTCCTTGATGGTGCGGGTCAGCACCACCGAGCTTCCGGATCAAAATAAAGCGTCTGTTTATCAGAGAATGATGTCGGAACGAGCCCAACAGGCTAAAACGTATCGTTCGGAAGGAGAACAGAAAGCCATGGAAATGAGGGCGGACACCGACAAACAGGTGACAATCATCAAGTCTGAGGCAGAGATGAACGCGCAAAAACTGCGCGGCGAGGGTGATAACGAAGCCGCACGCATCTACAACGAAGCGTACGGGAAAAACCCAGCGTTCTTCCGGCTTTATCGAGGCCTATTGGCGGCAGAAAACACGCTCGGGGGCGGGAATGTCAAATTCTACCTCAAGGGCGATGAGCCGCAGTTCGATGCTCTGTTTAGGTCAGGTAATAAATAG
- the hflK gene encoding FtsH protease activity modulator HflK — protein sequence MTIAGLLAKLGINIGKYNAHAPVIPETEQDIFTRAGRATQRPPNKQLFFLLNLSLWKIGFGIILAWSLLTCWIITAKDENAVVTRFGKHVRTSGPGLNFKAPWPIEVAEEVSVQKIMRIEIGFKTNDKGKEEEVAHENNALSKDLNIVKLDYVVQYRIADAAKWLFEVADPEEATKRNAQSAMRTVAGGSTFDELATTGRSQVQEEAERVLRELCDMMDFGVEIVGIQLQDVHPPNEVMAAFQDVNNALENKGQAINNAQGYMNEQLPKAKGEAQSILEEAAAYKQQRINYATGDVARFLEVLKEYQQNPELTTARLRYETMEKVMPGKEQYVVRDQGTLRLMNLNK from the coding sequence ATGACCATAGCAGGGCTTCTAGCCAAACTAGGGATCAATATTGGGAAGTATAATGCTCATGCTCCGGTAATTCCGGAAACTGAGCAGGATATCTTCACACGAGCCGGGCGGGCCACACAAAGGCCTCCCAACAAGCAACTCTTCTTTCTTCTCAACCTGTCACTATGGAAGATCGGCTTTGGAATCATCCTGGCCTGGTCCCTGTTGACTTGTTGGATCATCACGGCGAAGGACGAAAACGCAGTCGTGACACGCTTCGGCAAGCATGTCCGCACTAGCGGACCCGGCCTTAACTTTAAAGCCCCTTGGCCTATCGAGGTTGCGGAAGAGGTCTCGGTGCAGAAAATCATGCGCATCGAGATCGGCTTCAAAACCAACGATAAAGGCAAAGAGGAAGAAGTGGCACACGAAAACAACGCTCTGAGCAAGGATCTAAATATCGTAAAGCTGGACTACGTAGTGCAGTACCGAATCGCGGACGCTGCCAAATGGCTGTTCGAAGTCGCCGATCCAGAAGAAGCAACCAAGAGGAATGCCCAGTCTGCCATGAGAACGGTGGCGGGCGGCTCTACATTCGACGAGCTTGCCACTACCGGACGAAGCCAGGTTCAGGAAGAAGCCGAAAGGGTTCTCCGGGAACTGTGCGATATGATGGACTTCGGAGTCGAAATTGTCGGCATTCAGTTGCAGGATGTTCACCCGCCGAACGAAGTTATGGCTGCCTTCCAGGATGTTAACAACGCCTTGGAAAATAAAGGCCAGGCCATCAACAACGCTCAAGGATATATGAATGAGCAGCTACCCAAAGCAAAGGGAGAAGCTCAGTCAATTCTCGAAGAGGCGGCAGCCTACAAACAACAGCGCATCAACTATGCGACCGGCGACGTAGCCAGGTTTCTGGAAGTACTTAAAGAATACCAACAGAATCCCGAACTCACCACCGCTAGGCTGAGATACGAGACAATGGAAAAAGTGATGCCAGGCAAAGAACAATACGTGGTTCGCGACCAGGGCACGCTTCGGCTGATGAACCTCAATAAGTGA
- a CDS encoding inorganic diphosphatase produces the protein MGLKDVPFGSVEKFNVIIEISQGSHDKYEYDEELDVIKLDRVLFSAQRYPYNYGFIPQTRADDGDNTDVLLFSTNPIPPGVVVEARAIGFMNMEDNGEIDNKVLAVPTEDPRYKSVKSLADLSEHSPKEIKNFFETYKILENKSVSVGEFEGADKALEYIAKTRDVYSKE, from the coding sequence ATGGGACTTAAAGATGTACCTTTTGGCAGCGTTGAAAAATTCAATGTAATTATCGAAATCTCTCAGGGCAGCCACGATAAATATGAGTACGATGAAGAGCTAGACGTGATTAAATTAGACCGCGTGCTATTTTCTGCGCAACGCTATCCATATAATTATGGATTCATTCCGCAGACCCGCGCAGACGACGGCGACAACACCGATGTATTGCTATTCTCTACTAATCCAATCCCGCCAGGGGTGGTAGTGGAAGCCCGTGCGATTGGTTTTATGAACATGGAAGACAATGGCGAAATCGATAACAAAGTGTTGGCAGTTCCAACCGAAGACCCTCGCTATAAGAGCGTAAAGTCTTTAGCCGATCTGTCCGAACACTCCCCGAAAGAGATCAAAAACTTCTTCGAGACTTACAAGATTCTAGAAAATAAATCTGTATCAGTTGGCGAATTCGAAGGCGCAGACAAAGCCCTCGAATACATTGCCAAAACCCGAGACGTTTATTCCAAAGAATAG
- a CDS encoding MGMT family protein encodes MNFKEKVIEAVKRIPRGKVVSYGQVASECGSPRAARQVGWMLHGLDGNNSVPWWRVINNAGYISIKGNIMSTPLAQKNFLESEGITVSKDLEIDIEKYRYHFPT; translated from the coding sequence ATGAACTTTAAAGAAAAGGTGATAGAGGCTGTTAAGAGGATTCCAAGAGGAAAAGTTGTCAGTTATGGCCAGGTGGCAAGCGAGTGCGGCAGTCCGCGCGCTGCTCGCCAGGTCGGCTGGATGCTTCACGGCTTAGACGGCAATAATTCTGTACCATGGTGGCGGGTGATCAATAACGCCGGCTACATTAGCATCAAAGGAAACATAATGTCCACTCCCCTAGCTCAAAAAAATTTTTTGGAAAGCGAAGGCATCACAGTAAGCAAAGATCTAGAAATAGACATAGAAAAGTATCGTTACCACTTCCCTACTTGA